From Rhodovibrio salinarum DSM 9154:
CGATCCAGGCGGCTGTGCCCGCAATCCCGCCGAAGCCGAAAGCTGCGGCGACCAGGGCAATGATCAAAAAGAAGACGGCCCAACCAAGCATCCTGACCTCCCTAGAATGTTAGCCGTTGCGATAGCTGTTCAGGATCCGTTGGAAGCGCTCGCGGGCATCCTGGAAACCCGACTGAACCTCCGACGGAGCGGTATCGCCGGCGGCCTGCAGCTTCTGCCAGTGCTCCTGCAAATCGTTCCACGCGGTTTCCAGGGTCTGCGAAACCCCGCTCGCCCCGTTGTTCTGGACGTTCTGACGGACTTCTTCGAATTCACTTTGCAGCTTGTCGAT
This genomic window contains:
- a CDS encoding DUF1328 domain-containing protein gives rise to the protein MLGWAVFFLIIALVAAAFGFGGIAGTAAWIAQVLFVVFLVLFAISLVVSLVRGGRPPTP